In one Mucilaginibacter sp. PAMB04168 genomic region, the following are encoded:
- a CDS encoding thioredoxin domain-containing protein, giving the protein MMKLLFKTLLVLLFVGALAQTGKAQINFTATNWQQALKQASAQKKLIFVDAYATWCGPCKMLKATTFRDKQVAEYFNKNFVNAALDMEQGNNPSLAQQWGMRAYPTLIICNSKGEVILNTVGYINAKDLMRFAQDALASKTGI; this is encoded by the coding sequence ATGATGAAACTACTATTTAAAACTTTACTGGTGCTTTTATTTGTAGGTGCTTTGGCACAAACCGGAAAAGCACAGATCAACTTTACAGCAACCAATTGGCAACAAGCATTAAAGCAGGCTTCGGCTCAAAAAAAGCTCATCTTTGTAGATGCATACGCTACCTGGTGCGGCCCCTGCAAAATGCTCAAAGCCACTACTTTTAGGGACAAACAGGTAGCCGAGTACTTCAATAAAAACTTTGTAAATGCGGCATTAGATATGGAACAGGGTAATAACCCAAGTTTGGCTCAGCAGTGGGGCATGCGCGCCTACCCTACCTTAATTATTTGCAACTCTAAAGGCGAAGTGATATTAAACACTGTTGGTTACATCAACGCCAAAGATTTGATGCGTTTTGCCCAGGATGCACTGGCATCTAAAACAGGTATATAA